A region from the Bradyrhizobium erythrophlei genome encodes:
- a CDS encoding GlcG/HbpS family heme-binding protein, which produces MANVVKKYSISSELAQKMVDEAVAKARELGVTENVAILDDGGNLKAFSRMDGAPILSIEMAQNKAYTALFGVSTQDFFNFIQGDPSLLAGIPTLARVAAWGGGFPIKVNGEVVGAIGLSGAPAVQNDVDCARAALALLPDAVPAE; this is translated from the coding sequence ATGGCTAACGTGGTGAAGAAATACAGCATTTCTTCTGAGCTAGCACAGAAAATGGTGGATGAAGCGGTGGCGAAAGCCAGAGAACTTGGCGTTACCGAGAACGTAGCGATTCTCGATGACGGCGGCAATCTCAAGGCCTTCAGCCGGATGGATGGGGCACCGATCCTTTCCATCGAGATGGCGCAGAATAAGGCATATACAGCTCTGTTCGGCGTTTCCACGCAGGACTTTTTCAACTTTATCCAGGGCGACCCGTCGCTTTTGGCCGGCATCCCCACGCTTGCACGTGTGGCGGCGTGGGGTGGAGGGTTTCCCATTAAGGTGAACGGAGAAGTTGTCGGGGCGATCGGGCTGAGCGGGGCGCCCGCGGTACAGAACGACGTCGATTGCGCGAGAGCAGCCCTGGCGCTCCTGCCCGATGCGGTGCCGGCTGAGTAA
- a CDS encoding NADP-dependent oxidoreductase yields MSAYHQIVLASRPKGTPTSSNFRLEEGPIPVAEKGQVLVRTLYLSLDPYMRGRMNLATPHPIEIGATMDGEVVAEIVQSTHPVYRPGDLVLAMTGWRTHAAVEANGLRRVDPGQTPVTTALGVLGMPGFAAYAGMKLIGQPKEGETVVVAAASGPVGSLVGQLAQLAGARAVGIAGGAEKCAYVRDELGFDAVVDRRAGGLPQALARACPDGIDVYFESVGGPLWQAVLPLLNRYARVPVCGLIAFYNGVPRSNRDMLPAAMMTIVKRSLLVQGYINTEFVADHYADFLREVGALVASGRVRYHEDIVEGLEAAPEAFIGMLSGRNFGKLLVRVG; encoded by the coding sequence ATGAGCGCTTACCACCAGATAGTCCTCGCGTCCCGTCCCAAAGGGACTCCGACATCTTCCAACTTCCGACTTGAAGAGGGACCGATCCCTGTGGCCGAGAAGGGACAGGTATTGGTGCGGACGTTGTATCTTTCGCTCGATCCGTACATGCGGGGCCGGATGAACCTCGCCACGCCCCATCCGATAGAAATCGGCGCAACTATGGACGGCGAGGTGGTCGCGGAGATCGTGCAGTCGACACACCCGGTCTATCGTCCTGGTGACCTGGTCCTGGCAATGACTGGCTGGCGGACGCATGCGGCTGTAGAGGCGAACGGCCTGCGGCGTGTCGATCCCGGGCAAACGCCGGTGACGACCGCGCTCGGCGTGCTCGGAATGCCAGGCTTCGCGGCCTACGCCGGGATGAAGTTGATCGGACAGCCGAAAGAGGGGGAGACCGTGGTGGTGGCCGCCGCGAGCGGCCCAGTCGGTTCACTGGTGGGACAGCTCGCCCAATTGGCCGGAGCGCGGGCCGTGGGAATCGCCGGAGGCGCCGAGAAGTGTGCCTATGTCCGCGACGAGTTGGGCTTTGACGCCGTCGTCGACCGCCGCGCTGGGGGACTTCCGCAGGCGCTGGCGCGAGCCTGCCCGGATGGAATCGACGTTTACTTCGAGAGCGTGGGCGGACCCCTGTGGCAGGCGGTGCTGCCGCTGCTCAACCGCTACGCGCGGGTGCCGGTCTGCGGGCTCATCGCCTTTTACAACGGCGTTCCACGATCGAATCGGGACATGCTGCCCGCTGCTATGATGACGATCGTGAAGCGCAGCCTTCTCGTTCAAGGCTACATCAACACCGAGTTCGTGGCCGATCACTATGCCGACTTCTTACGGGAAGTCGGTGCACTCGTCGCATCTGGGCGCGTTCGCTATCACGAAGATATTGTCGAGGGCCTCGAAGCGGCGCCGGAGGCGTTCATCGGAATGCTGTCCGGCCGAAATTTCGGAAAGCTGTTGGTTCGTGTTGGGTAA
- a CDS encoding NAD-dependent epimerase/dehydratase family protein: MSANSAYEVVVLDNLSVGQQRPSFPRGVRFTCGDFTDRATMTECLQGVDTVVHLAALSGVIASVEDPRPSFEVNVAGSFHLLELARAADVRRVINASTGGALLGEAASPISEEMAPCPLSPYGASKLAVEGYCSAFAGAYGLSCVTLRFSNIYGPRSAHKKSVVAAFIKSIIREEPLVVYGDGTQQRDYLYVGDLVRGIEAALKRELTGVYQLGCGQPTSLRTLVATLKKVSGRDIRVHCEARRSGEVHSTWCNIAKAASEFGYNAPTDLEAGLQTTWNWYLENREIWVRRQAWSASD; encoded by the coding sequence TTGTCGGCCAACAGCGCCTACGAGGTCGTCGTGCTTGACAACCTCTCGGTCGGGCAGCAGCGTCCCAGCTTTCCGCGCGGGGTACGGTTCACTTGCGGCGATTTCACCGACAGAGCCACGATGACGGAATGCCTGCAAGGCGTCGATACCGTCGTACATCTTGCGGCCCTGTCCGGTGTTATCGCTTCCGTTGAAGATCCGCGTCCCAGTTTCGAAGTCAATGTTGCTGGTTCATTCCATTTGCTCGAATTGGCCCGCGCCGCAGATGTTCGTCGCGTCATCAATGCTTCGACCGGTGGCGCCTTGCTTGGCGAAGCAGCGTCGCCGATCTCGGAAGAGATGGCACCTTGTCCGCTCTCTCCCTACGGCGCCTCCAAGCTTGCTGTGGAGGGTTATTGCTCCGCCTTTGCCGGCGCCTATGGACTCTCATGCGTGACGTTGCGCTTTTCGAACATCTACGGTCCGCGCTCGGCGCACAAAAAGAGCGTGGTGGCCGCCTTTATCAAAAGCATCATTCGCGAGGAGCCGCTCGTCGTCTACGGCGACGGCACCCAGCAGCGCGATTACCTTTACGTCGGCGATCTGGTGCGCGGCATCGAAGCGGCGCTCAAGCGGGAGCTCACCGGCGTTTACCAGCTCGGCTGCGGACAGCCGACATCGCTCCGCACGCTCGTCGCAACGCTCAAGAAGGTTTCCGGACGCGATATCCGGGTTCATTGCGAAGCTCGCCGCAGCGGCGAAGTTCACTCGACTTGGTGTAATATCGCCAAAGCGGCGAGCGAATTCGGTTACAATGCTCCAACGGACCTCGAGGCTGGCTTGCAGACAACGTGGAACTGGTATCTGGAGAACCGCGAGATCTGGGTGCGGCGGCAGGCTTGGTCCGCTTCGGATTGA
- a CDS encoding O-antigen ligase family protein — protein MNAKGLAGRLLIGRQIGAVATAFMIPVSTSGQAIALSIFVLFAILTVEREEWLVTFAIPAAGVPVGLFLLILIGMSWSPTPFAPGGGVTHYAKLLLIPVAMACAFTPREALQIGYGFLAGCLVVLVLSFLSFFILLPPPFRRAMDGVPLKDNAVQSGCFALCAFALALGGVRVWVGGNRRRAAAMIILALIFLADIFMIFISKTGVLMTAALVGLFVIHAEGWRRFLLVAAPIALVVAIALWSSAPAHRRLAEIATDIHAVDGDKGSSEPTLSTASRLDFWSKAVEFIKEAPLFGHGTGSTKSLYQSLEATRPSPYGEAVPDPHNQFFAIAIQVGLAGGAILLVMWAVHFSMFIGRSFASALGQAVVIQNFIGSLFNSHLSTVTQGMLYCLAVGLLGGIVQRAPPNIDR, from the coding sequence ATGAACGCAAAGGGCTTAGCCGGAAGACTACTAATTGGTCGTCAGATTGGCGCGGTAGCAACCGCGTTCATGATTCCCGTGAGTACCAGCGGACAAGCAATCGCACTGTCCATTTTCGTTTTGTTCGCCATTCTAACTGTAGAGCGTGAAGAATGGCTGGTCACCTTCGCGATTCCCGCAGCGGGCGTTCCGGTTGGCCTATTTTTGCTAATATTGATTGGCATGTCGTGGTCGCCGACCCCGTTTGCCCCCGGAGGGGGAGTAACTCACTATGCAAAATTGTTGCTCATTCCGGTTGCGATGGCGTGTGCTTTCACCCCCCGGGAGGCGCTTCAAATCGGCTACGGGTTTTTGGCGGGATGTCTAGTCGTCCTGGTCCTTTCGTTTTTGTCATTTTTCATACTTCTCCCCCCTCCCTTCCGCCGCGCGATGGACGGTGTGCCGTTGAAAGACAATGCCGTTCAAAGCGGATGTTTTGCGCTATGCGCTTTCGCGCTGGCCTTGGGAGGCGTCCGCGTGTGGGTTGGGGGCAACCGGCGACGTGCAGCCGCAATGATTATCTTGGCATTAATATTCCTTGCGGACATCTTCATGATTTTCATCTCGAAGACCGGCGTCCTTATGACGGCTGCATTGGTTGGTCTATTTGTAATCCATGCTGAGGGTTGGAGACGGTTCTTGTTGGTCGCAGCTCCGATCGCACTTGTCGTGGCAATTGCGCTTTGGTCGTCGGCTCCAGCACACCGTCGTTTGGCAGAGATTGCGACCGATATACATGCCGTTGACGGTGACAAAGGGAGTTCGGAACCAACCCTCTCGACAGCTAGTCGGCTCGATTTCTGGAGCAAGGCTGTCGAATTCATTAAGGAAGCCCCGTTGTTTGGTCACGGCACCGGCAGCACCAAATCGCTGTATCAGTCTCTCGAGGCTACTAGACCGTCTCCATATGGCGAGGCTGTGCCCGACCCGCACAATCAGTTTTTTGCGATTGCTATTCAGGTCGGTCTGGCGGGCGGCGCTATACTACTCGTTATGTGGGCCGTGCATTTTTCAATGTTTATCGGCCGTAGTTTCGCAAGCGCGTTGGGGCAGGCGGTCGTTATACAGAACTTCATCGGATCGCTTTTCAATAGTCACCTGTCGACCGTCACACAGGGAATGCTGTATTGCTTGGCTGTGGGATTGCTTGGAGGCATTGTGCAGCGAGCGCCACCGAACATTGATCGCTAA
- a CDS encoding glycosyltransferase family 39 protein, producing the protein MAMTEAVSLAAAARSRIRSIGRRGAARLVAWAGDEKLSPWLVAGFVILHVVFWTLILMRLRVAQDVHFDVAEAFAWGQKFLLGYGKHPPLSGWVAGLWFMLFPVTDWSTYALAMVTVGAGMMICWAIAVRVVDRRRAFLVVVMLAIYPIFNLKGFKYNPDLLQLVTLPLVVLAYLDAFEKRTIRSGVWLGLAGALALMTKYWVLTMIGAIGLAALIHPARMLFLRSPAPWVAIATLVVAMVPHFIWLKQVDFAPFTYASDTYSISNHIQSLELVLGYIGHNIALLALPLVVAAVALAWSPHGWMLLQRDPRAFVTQPWSRDANSDVRMNQARNIWIVQGIVAVGPLIGALVFSIYVKTDWGISLFFLTPLAVVAIPQLRLRRAALVRVVATWLVISLLVLVAAPQIVPITMLHNATGQFTYGSHSQLARELTELWHRRFHSRWKVVAGATDVGEPMTFYSPDHPMPLTPNESWSSGLTSLDEANRYGFIGICEVGAWNQQACEAWMKRNAAGGEEMVITTRRLFRGSAGAATTWNVFIVPPANREAPE; encoded by the coding sequence ATGGCTATGACTGAAGCTGTTTCTTTGGCCGCCGCCGCGCGTTCGCGCATACGCTCGATCGGCCGCCGCGGCGCCGCGCGCCTCGTCGCCTGGGCGGGCGACGAGAAATTAAGCCCGTGGCTGGTGGCGGGCTTCGTCATCCTCCACGTGGTGTTCTGGACCTTGATCCTGATGCGTTTGCGGGTGGCGCAGGATGTGCACTTCGATGTCGCCGAGGCCTTTGCCTGGGGCCAGAAATTCCTGCTTGGCTACGGTAAGCATCCCCCGCTGTCGGGATGGGTCGCCGGCCTCTGGTTCATGCTGTTCCCGGTCACGGACTGGTCGACCTATGCGCTGGCGATGGTGACGGTCGGTGCAGGCATGATGATCTGCTGGGCGATCGCCGTGCGTGTGGTCGATCGCCGCCGCGCCTTCCTTGTAGTGGTGATGCTCGCGATCTACCCGATCTTCAATTTGAAGGGCTTCAAGTACAATCCGGATCTGCTGCAGCTGGTCACGCTGCCGCTGGTGGTCCTCGCCTATCTGGACGCGTTCGAGAAACGCACGATTCGTTCAGGCGTCTGGCTCGGGCTTGCCGGCGCGCTGGCGCTGATGACGAAATACTGGGTGCTGACGATGATCGGCGCGATCGGCCTCGCGGCACTGATTCATCCCGCGCGGATGCTGTTCCTGCGCTCGCCAGCGCCGTGGGTCGCGATCGCGACGTTGGTGGTTGCGATGGTCCCGCACTTCATTTGGCTGAAGCAGGTGGATTTCGCGCCGTTCACCTATGCCAGCGATACCTATTCGATATCAAATCATATTCAGAGCCTGGAATTGGTACTGGGCTATATCGGGCATAACATTGCTTTGCTCGCGCTGCCGTTGGTGGTCGCCGCCGTGGCGTTGGCGTGGAGCCCGCACGGGTGGATGTTGCTGCAGCGCGATCCGCGCGCCTTCGTCACACAACCATGGTCGCGCGATGCCAATTCAGACGTGCGGATGAACCAGGCACGGAATATCTGGATCGTTCAAGGCATCGTCGCCGTCGGTCCGCTGATCGGGGCGCTAGTTTTCTCGATTTACGTCAAGACTGACTGGGGCATCTCGCTGTTCTTCCTGACGCCGCTGGCAGTGGTCGCGATTCCTCAATTGCGCCTGCGCCGGGCCGCGCTTGTGCGAGTCGTTGCGACCTGGCTGGTGATTTCGCTGCTTGTGCTGGTCGCTGCGCCGCAGATCGTTCCCATCACGATGCTGCACAATGCGACCGGCCAGTTCACCTATGGCTCACATTCGCAGCTCGCGCGTGAGCTGACGGAGCTGTGGCATCGGCGCTTCCATTCGCGTTGGAAGGTGGTCGCCGGCGCCACCGATGTCGGCGAGCCGATGACATTCTATAGCCCCGATCACCCGATGCCGCTAACGCCGAATGAAAGCTGGTCATCGGGGCTTACGTCGCTCGACGAGGCGAACCGATATGGCTTCATCGGCATCTGCGAAGTCGGCGCCTGGAATCAGCAGGCATGCGAGGCCTGGATGAAGCGGAATGCAGCAGGTGGAGAGGAGATGGTGATCACAACGAGGCGACTCTTTCGCGGGTCTGCCGGCGCTGCGACCACATGGAACGTATTCATCGTCCCTCCGGCCAATCGTGAAGCTCCGGAGTAG
- a CDS encoding GlxA family transcriptional regulator → MIRVGMIVVPGFEVMSFAPLSVFDAANITLGEQRYEVRVLSETGGRTRNSFGMEIVTEPLGCAQFDTIMVGASHDIAPAPPGIIAFLQNAAGSARRIASICIGAFTLAQAGLLDGRRATTHWLYGRELQSRFPKIKVEVDRIFIADGPVWTSAGMTAGIDLALGLVERDVGPEAARVVAKALVVHHRRSGGQSQHSALLELDAKSDRVQDALVFARANLHKPLSVERLAEAARLSPRQFTRVFHAETGQSPAKAIENLRMEAARLALEQGRSPIEAIAKETGFGDRERMRRAFLRAFGQTPQEIRNASHPLASF, encoded by the coding sequence ATGATACGCGTAGGAATGATCGTCGTACCGGGCTTCGAGGTGATGAGCTTCGCTCCGCTTTCGGTTTTCGATGCCGCCAACATAACGCTAGGCGAACAGCGCTATGAGGTGCGAGTATTGTCGGAGACAGGTGGGCGCACTCGCAACTCATTCGGCATGGAAATTGTCACAGAACCGCTTGGTTGCGCCCAGTTTGACACAATAATGGTGGGCGCCAGTCATGACATCGCTCCCGCACCGCCAGGCATCATCGCGTTTCTCCAGAACGCCGCGGGATCAGCGCGGCGAATAGCATCGATCTGTATTGGAGCATTCACGCTCGCCCAAGCCGGCCTTCTCGACGGTCGTCGTGCGACGACCCATTGGCTTTATGGCCGCGAACTGCAAAGCCGCTTTCCGAAAATCAAGGTGGAGGTAGACCGGATCTTCATTGCCGATGGCCCGGTTTGGACCTCCGCGGGAATGACGGCCGGCATAGATCTCGCACTGGGCCTGGTCGAAAGAGACGTAGGGCCGGAGGCGGCCCGCGTTGTCGCTAAGGCGCTTGTGGTTCATCACCGCCGCTCGGGGGGCCAATCACAGCATTCTGCCTTGTTGGAACTCGATGCGAAATCCGATCGTGTGCAGGATGCGCTCGTCTTTGCTAGAGCCAATCTTCACAAGCCATTGTCGGTGGAACGGCTCGCCGAAGCGGCGCGCCTCAGCCCACGCCAGTTCACTCGCGTGTTTCACGCCGAAACCGGACAATCGCCTGCGAAGGCGATCGAGAACCTCAGGATGGAGGCCGCCAGGCTGGCGCTGGAACAAGGGCGGAGTCCCATCGAAGCGATCGCGAAGGAAACCGGCTTTGGCGACCGGGAGCGCATGCGCCGAGCGTTCCTACGCGCTTTTGGACAAACGCCGCAGGAGATTCGCAACGCGTCACACCCACTCGCTTCGTTCTGA
- a CDS encoding NAD-dependent epimerase/dehydratase family protein codes for MKILILGGDGFCGWPTSLHLSARDHDVVIVDNLSRRNIDNELEASSLTPIRPIGERIRAWKEITGKVTSFYNFDVAENYHRLLTLIAEWQPDAIVHFAEQRAAPYSMKSSYHKRYTVNNNLNATNNLLAAIVEAGVDSHVVHLGTMGVYGYGAAGMKIPEGYLPIKVEEGGKVIHREILYPADPGSIYHLTKTQDQLLFAFYNKIDEVRVTDLHQGIVWGTQTEETSLDERLINRFDYDGDYGTVLNRFLVQAAIGFPLTVHGTGGQTRAFINIQDTVRCIELAIMNPPQKGERVRIFNQMTETFRLIDLAEMISGLTGVPISHVPNPRKEADTNDLYVENRSLIGLGLEPIMLNSSLLGEIREIAKKYASNCDRTKIPCVSKW; via the coding sequence TTGAAAATTTTAATTCTTGGCGGCGACGGGTTTTGTGGCTGGCCTACGTCATTGCACCTTTCGGCGCGAGACCACGATGTGGTAATCGTCGATAATTTGTCTCGTCGCAACATCGACAACGAGCTAGAGGCATCGTCGCTTACGCCAATCCGGCCGATCGGAGAACGTATTCGGGCTTGGAAAGAGATAACCGGCAAGGTTACTTCCTTTTACAATTTCGACGTCGCCGAGAATTATCATCGCCTTTTGACGCTCATTGCTGAGTGGCAGCCGGACGCTATCGTGCATTTCGCCGAACAACGCGCGGCGCCCTATTCAATGAAGTCATCGTATCACAAGCGTTACACGGTCAACAACAATCTCAATGCCACCAACAATCTTCTCGCCGCGATCGTCGAGGCCGGCGTGGACAGCCACGTCGTTCATCTTGGTACAATGGGGGTTTACGGCTATGGCGCCGCCGGGATGAAGATTCCGGAAGGCTATTTGCCGATTAAGGTGGAGGAGGGCGGTAAAGTCATTCATCGGGAGATTCTTTATCCGGCCGATCCTGGCAGCATCTATCATCTGACCAAGACCCAAGATCAATTGTTGTTCGCGTTCTACAACAAAATCGACGAGGTTCGCGTCACCGACTTGCACCAAGGCATCGTTTGGGGCACGCAAACTGAAGAGACGTCACTCGATGAGCGGCTCATCAATCGGTTTGATTATGATGGTGATTATGGAACCGTCCTCAATCGTTTTCTCGTGCAGGCAGCCATCGGCTTTCCGTTAACCGTACATGGCACAGGCGGTCAAACGCGGGCGTTCATCAACATTCAGGATACCGTTCGTTGTATCGAGCTTGCGATTATGAACCCGCCTCAAAAAGGCGAACGTGTGCGCATCTTCAACCAGATGACCGAGACCTTCAGGCTCATCGATCTGGCGGAGATGATTTCCGGATTGACTGGGGTGCCGATTTCGCATGTGCCCAATCCGCGCAAAGAGGCGGACACTAACGACCTGTACGTCGAAAACCGTAGTCTTATCGGCCTCGGCCTCGAGCCGATCATGCTCAACAGTAGCTTGCTCGGGGAGATCAGGGAAATCGCGAAGAAGTACGCAAGCAATTGCGACCGTACAAAGATTCCTTGTGTCTCGAAGTGGTGA
- a CDS encoding SDR family NAD(P)-dependent oxidoreductase, with protein sequence MSSQVVLITGGLTGIGRAAAVAFAKKGAKVVIAGRRDEAGKALTKELRSFGAEAEFINADVRKENDVRALVDKTIARFGRLDVAVNNAATEGQGGPITDQTAESFAATFDTNVVGVVLSMKHEVRAMQAQGSGSIINVSSTYGHKGAAYASIYAGAKHAVEGITKSVALEVAASGIRVNAVSPGPTDTGMLTRFTGTADNKAALVAQVPLARLGLSEEVADGIVFIASDEARFITGHILSVDGGHSAA encoded by the coding sequence ATGAGCAGTCAAGTTGTCTTGATCACCGGCGGACTTACCGGCATCGGGCGCGCCGCCGCCGTCGCCTTTGCCAAGAAGGGCGCGAAGGTGGTCATTGCCGGCCGGCGTGATGAGGCCGGCAAGGCGCTCACAAAAGAGCTGCGCTCTTTCGGTGCAGAAGCCGAGTTCATTAACGCCGACGTCCGCAAGGAGAATGACGTGCGCGCTCTGGTCGACAAGACCATCGCACGGTTTGGCCGTCTCGACGTTGCGGTGAACAACGCCGCCACCGAAGGTCAGGGCGGCCCGATCACGGACCAGACCGCGGAAAGCTTTGCCGCGACGTTCGACACCAATGTTGTCGGCGTGGTCCTGAGCATGAAGCACGAGGTGCGCGCCATGCAGGCCCAGGGGAGCGGCAGCATCATCAACGTCTCCTCGACCTACGGGCACAAGGGCGCGGCCTATGCCTCGATCTATGCCGGCGCCAAGCACGCTGTCGAAGGCATCACTAAGTCGGTGGCGCTCGAAGTCGCCGCGTCGGGCATTCGCGTGAATGCGGTCTCGCCTGGCCCGACGGACACCGGCATGCTGACCCGCTTTACCGGCACCGCAGATAACAAGGCGGCCCTGGTGGCGCAGGTTCCGCTGGCTCGGCTCGGCCTCTCCGAGGAAGTCGCCGATGGCATCGTCTTCATCGCATCGGATGAAGCCCGGTTCATCACCGGCCATATCCTCAGCGTCGACGGCGGCCACAGCGCCGCCTGA
- a CDS encoding FkbM family methyltransferase, giving the protein MNDMASRSILLDNAHFLIRCLRYRLRTEKLQIKTMICLNLRGATVLDIGANKGLYCFWMMRAVGPSGHVIAFETQPEMRNGIERQKLRFDWSNLRVMNVALSDLDGEMNLSRQRIGDGSATLDTIADEIFSKLKFIKCDVEGHELNVFLGGAQTIRRHRPVVQFESTVTDQRTQDIFHFFRSLGYSGVLLLGGAYLHYSNPDTVPHYKFGMGGHRDFLFFPPEAIGTTIPFNLSEVDSGPGTRDRRN; this is encoded by the coding sequence ATGAATGATATGGCATCGCGATCGATTTTACTCGACAATGCGCATTTTTTAATTCGGTGCCTACGTTATCGTTTGCGAACAGAAAAGCTTCAGATCAAAACCATGATCTGTCTCAATCTGAGGGGCGCGACGGTCTTGGATATCGGGGCAAACAAAGGACTCTATTGTTTTTGGATGATGCGCGCAGTCGGACCTTCAGGCCACGTAATCGCATTTGAAACGCAACCAGAGATGCGAAACGGCATCGAACGTCAGAAACTTCGATTTGATTGGTCCAATCTTCGAGTGATGAATGTCGCCTTATCGGATTTAGATGGGGAGATGAACCTATCTCGGCAAAGAATCGGCGACGGAAGCGCGACGCTGGACACAATTGCCGACGAAATATTCTCGAAATTGAAATTCATTAAATGCGATGTGGAAGGGCACGAACTTAACGTGTTTTTGGGTGGCGCGCAGACAATTCGACGCCACCGACCTGTCGTACAATTCGAGAGTACCGTTACAGATCAAAGAACACAGGATATTTTTCATTTTTTTCGTAGTCTCGGATACTCGGGGGTACTTTTATTAGGGGGTGCGTACCTTCATTACTCCAATCCTGACACCGTTCCGCACTACAAGTTTGGGATGGGAGGCCACCGAGATTTTCTATTTTTCCCACCGGAAGCGATCGGAACGACGATCCCGTTTAATCTGTCTGAAGTGGATTCCGGACCTGGGACCAGGGATCGCCGAAATTAA
- a CDS encoding BA14K family protein → MSGGNFTGHSDGQFAHGGYRGDRDRRHGYDRGVGFAGGLAAGSALGYGYGGYYDPYTYFGYYDPNYYNDGYAYNDPGYDGYSGSVVSSGADPSYCAQHYQSYDPVSGTYLGDDGLRHPCGKNQERAATAAIAQPAGSGNPAAAPSMNSDQQLLPEAPVGQRQPPADQVTSEKNLMNPNDPVNQENAALDRMINGICRGC, encoded by the coding sequence GTGAGCGGCGGAAATTTCACTGGGCACAGCGACGGACAGTTTGCGCACGGCGGGTATCGCGGCGATCGCGACCGGCGCCACGGTTATGACCGAGGAGTCGGCTTTGCTGGCGGATTAGCGGCCGGTAGCGCGCTGGGTTATGGCTACGGTGGCTACTACGACCCCTATACTTACTTTGGATACTACGACCCCAATTATTATAACGACGGCTACGCTTACAACGACCCCGGCTACGACGGGTACTCCGGCTCCGTGGTATCGAGCGGCGCTGATCCTTCCTATTGCGCCCAGCATTACCAGTCCTACGACCCGGTGTCCGGGACGTATCTCGGCGACGATGGTCTGCGACATCCTTGCGGAAAAAACCAAGAAAGAGCCGCGACGGCGGCGATTGCGCAGCCGGCTGGTTCGGGAAATCCAGCCGCAGCTCCGTCGATGAACTCGGACCAGCAATTGCTGCCGGAGGCACCGGTGGGGCAGCGCCAGCCACCTGCTGATCAAGTGACCTCGGAAAAAAATCTGATGAATCCGAACGATCCAGTCAACCAGGAGAACGCGGCGCTCGACCGCATGATCAACGGCATCTGCCGCGGTTGCTAA
- a CDS encoding IS630 family transposase (programmed frameshift), giving the protein MGAAVGLREDFEADELRRLAAKVKDAAQARRLLALAAIRDGMNRTEAARIGGMDRQTLRDWPHRFNQYGPDGLIDIKPTGRPSKLSDEQKDALKQLVETGPDPEKDGVVRWRCVDLKRVLGQRFGVDLSEVSLGRALKKLGFSHISAWPRHPVQDPETIAAFKKNFPTQVAAIVTKLAPETPIEVWFQDEMRVGQKNSLVYQWAKKGSRPRQPKDQRYENAYVFGAVCASRDTGVALIMPQADTEAMQAHLDAIGKAVAPGAHALLILDKAGWHTTRKLKPPANVTLVPLPPACPELNAAENIWQYLRQTYLANRVFASYTDILDACQDAWRKLLAETGRITSIAARDWAIIGQPF; this is encoded by the exons ATGGGCGCGGCGGTCGGTCTACGGGAGGATTTCGAGGCGGATGAGCTGCGTCGGCTCGCGGCGAAGGTGAAGGATGCCGCGCAGGCGCGACGGCTGCTGGCGCTGGCGGCGATTCGCGACGGGATGAACCGCACCGAGGCGGCCCGGATCGGCGGCATGGACCGGCAGACGCTGCGGGACTGGCCGCACCGCTTCAACCAGTACGGGCCTGACGGTCTGATCGACATCAAGCCGACCGGGCGGCCGTCGAAGCTCTCCGACGAGCAGAAAGATGCATTGAAGCAGCTCGTCGAGACCGGCCCCGACCCGGAGAAGGATGGGGTCGTACGCTGGCGCTGCGTCGACCTGAAGCGTGTTCTCGGACAGCGTTTCGGTGTCGATCTGTCGGAGGTGAGCCTGGGGCGCGCGCTCAAGAAGCTCGGCTTCTCGCACATCAGCGCCTGGCCGCGCCATCCCGTGCAGGATCCGGAGACGATCGCGGCATTTA AAAAAAACTTTCCTACGCAGGTCGCGGCGATCGTGACCAAACTCGCCCCGGAAACGCCGATTGAGGTCTGGTTCCAGGACGAGATGCGGGTCGGCCAGAAGAACAGCCTCGTCTACCAATGGGCCAAGAAGGGATCACGGCCGCGGCAGCCCAAGGATCAGCGCTACGAGAACGCCTATGTGTTCGGCGCCGTCTGTGCGAGCCGCGACACCGGCGTCGCCCTCATCATGCCGCAAGCCGACACCGAGGCCATGCAGGCGCATCTCGACGCCATCGGCAAGGCCGTCGCGCCCGGCGCGCATGCGCTGCTGATCCTCGACAAGGCCGGATGGCACACGACGCGCAAACTAAAGCCACCTGCCAATGTCACCCTCGTGCCGCTGCCACCCGCCTGTCCGGAGCTCAACGCAGCCGAGAACATCTGGCAGTATCTGCGACAGACCTATCTCGCCAACCGCGTGTTCGCGTCCTACACCGATATCCTCGACGCCTGCCAAGACGCCTGGCGAAAACTTCTCGCCGAAACCGGGCGCATCACCTCGATCGCGGCCCGCGACTGGGCCATCATCGGTCAGCCCTTCTGA